A single window of Anopheles moucheti chromosome 2, idAnoMoucSN_F20_07, whole genome shotgun sequence DNA harbors:
- the LOC128298082 gene encoding DNA polymerase zeta subunit 2 has product MSSASEKREIDVIIEMMEIYINSILYKRKLYPEAIFRIRKAYNIPVYVSIYTALNDYIAQALKAARELIRNGKMRRLEVIIFKEQENPMESYVFDLNYGGTVSETDANLSVFEEELRKSLLALDARMKDLKSVSNQADLKFKIMLHTTKLAYVKIGNNPRLQSFPFVQETAAQEADEKSKIELLPVLQTSRVGINVFVEEYGAV; this is encoded by the exons ATGTCGTCCGCTTCCGAAAAACGAG AGATCGACGTTATCATTGAGATGATGGAAATATACATCAACTCAATCTTGTACAAGCGCAAGCTCTATCCGGAGGCAATATTTCGCATCCGCAAGGCGTACAACATACCCGTGTACGTATCCATCTACACTGCGCTGAACGATTACATCGCACAAGCATTGAAAGCCGCCCGGGAGTTGATAAGAAATGGCAAGATGCGTCGCCTGGAGGTGATTATTTTTAAGGAGCAAGAAAATCCCATGGAAAGCTACGTGTTTGATCTGAATTACGGTGGGACAGTGTCGGAGACGGATGCAAACCTGAGCGTGTTCGAGGAGGAGCTTCGTAAATCGCTGCTAGCGCTAGATGCGCGCATGAAGGATTTGAAAAGTGTGTCGAACCAGGCGGACCTGAAGTTTAAAATAATGCTACACACAACGAAATTGGCGTACGTAAAGATAGGAAATAATCCGCGGCTGCAGAGTTTTCCATTCGTGCAGGAGACAGCAGCTCAGGAAGCGGACGAAAAGAGCAAAATTGAGCTGCTGCCCGTTTTACAAACATCCCGCGTTGGCATTAACGTGTTCGTTGAGGAGTACGGTGCAGTATGA